CCTCGCGCCTGACCGGGACCCTCTATGTCCTGGACGAGCCCACGGTGGGCCTGCACAAGCGCGACACCGACCGGGTCTCGGAGATTATGGCCGAGCTTGCCGACATCGGCAATACGGTCATCGTGGTGGAGCACGACAAGGGGGTCATCGAGGGCGCCGACTGGGTCGTCGAGCTGGGCCCCGGGGGCGGGCATCTGGGGGGAAATGTCGTCTTCGCGGGAGAAAAGAGGGATTTTCTCCAGGCCGACACCGTGACCTCCCGCTACGTGCGCGGCCTCGAGGAGGCGGCGCCGCCCGTAGAGCGCCCGAGGACGGGCTCGGGATGGCTTCGCCTTGAGGGGGCCTCGGGAAACAACCTCAGGGATGTGGACCTCGAGGTTCCCCTGGGGACACTCGCCGTGATCTCCGGCGTAAGCGGCTCGGGCAAGAGCACGCTGGCCGTGGACACCCTTTACAAGGCCCTGGTCAAGAACCTCCGGTTGGGGACGGACAGCCCCCTGCCTTACCGCTCTCTCAAGGGGTTTGAGGCCCTGAAGTCCGTGAAGCTGGTGGACCAGTCCCCCATCGGCCGGAGCCCCCGGTCCAACCCCGTCACGTACATGAAGATATTCGACCACATCCGGAAGCTCTTTGCCGAGCAGCCGGAAGCCCGCGCCCGGGGGTACGGGCCGGGCTTCTTCTCCTTCAACGTCCCGGGCGGGCGGTGCGAGACGTGCAAGGGCGAAGGATACCAGAAGCTCGAGATGTATTTCTTCGAGGACCTCTACATCACGTGCGAGGACTGCGGGGGGCGCCGCTACGGGCGGGAAGCCCTGGGCGTGACCTACCAGGGCAAGAGCATCGACGAGGTCCTGAAGATGACCGTGGATGAGGCCGCGCTCTTCTTCGGCGGGCAGTCGCAGATACAAGGGCGCCTTGCCCTCTTGAGGGAGGTCGGCCTGGGCTACCTGATACTGGGCCAGCCCGCGCCCACCCTTTCGGGGGGAGAGGCCCAGAGGCTCAAGATATGTGCCGAGCTGGGAGTGGGGCGCGTTCGGGGCGTCCTGTATGTGCTGGATGAGCCCACGGTGGGGCTGCACATGAAGGACGTGGGGGCCCTGCTTACGGTGCTCGGAAAGCTCGTGGACTCCGGCAATACGGTGCTGGTCATCGAGCACAACCTGGACGTCATCCGTGCCGCCGACTGGCTGGTGGACCTGGGGCCCGAGGGAGGCGAGCAGGGCGGGGAGGTGCTTTTCGCGGGTCCTCCGGAGAAAATCGTTGAGGCCACCCGCTCCTACACGGGCAGGTACGTCGGGGAGCTTCTCGCCGCCAGGGCCGAAAGGGGCGAGGCGGCATGAAAATAGGCATCACCGGCCTGGCCAACTCGGGCAAGACCACGGTCTTTAACGCCCTTACCGGGCTCGGCGCGGAGACGACCCCTTATCCCTCCACCGGGGGACAGCCCAACATGGGCGTGGTGAAGGTGCCCGACCCCAGGGTTGACCGGCTGAGCGGGATATTCAATCCCAGGAAAACCACCTTTTCCACAGTCCATTACGTGGATTACATCGGCCTCACCCCGAAGGACCTGAAACAGAACCGTACCGTCTTGGAGTTCATCAAGGACGCCGACGCGCTGGTGCAGGTGGTGCGGGCCTTCGAGGACGAGGCGGTCCTTCACCCCCTGGGGCGGATAGCCCCCCTGGCCGACGTGGAGACGGTGGAGGCCGAGCTCCTCTTCGGCGACCTGGAGCTGGTGGAGCGGAGGCTCGAGACCATGGAGGCCTCGCGGAAGAAGGGCGGGGTAAAGATAAACGAGGAGGAAAAGAAGGTGCTCCTGAGGGCCCGGGAGACCCTGGAGGCCGAAAGACCTCTCAGGGACGCCGCCTTCGGCGAGGCCGAGCTGCGGGCCATGCGCCACCTGCAGTTCATGTCCATAAAGCCCGAGGTGGTCGTCCTGAACGTCGGCGAGACGGACCTTGGCTCCGAAAAGGCCGCCTCGTGGAGGGAGAGCGTTTCGGGCTTCTTCGGGGGTTCCTCCCAGGTGGACGTGCAGGTCCTGAGCGGGAAGGTCGAGATGGAGATTGCGGAGCTTCCCCCGGAGGAGGCCCGGGACTTCCTCGACGATCTGGGAATCGAGGAGCCGGCCTTGGACAGGCTCATCCGCGTCTCCTACGATAAGGTGGGCCTCATTTCCTTCTTTACCGTGGGTGCCGACGAGGTGCGGGCCTGGGCCGTCGGGAGAGGGACGAGCGCTCTCAGGGCCGCGGGCAAGATCCACTCCGACATAGAGAGGGGCTTCATCAGGGCGGAGGTGGTCTCCTACGACGATTTCATGTCGGCCGGCGCAAGCATGGCCCAGGCACGGGAGAAAGGGCTTCTGAGGCTCGAAGGGAAATCCTACGAAGTAAAGGACGGCGATATCGTCAATTTCCGTTTCAACGTCTGAGAATCACACCATGTCATTCTCCGAAATCCTTCGCGCGAACCAGCCCAGCTTGTCGTCTTTCTCTTTCTTCTTGCTCTCCTTCAGTATCTGCCACTTGTAGTGCTTCAGGGCATTGGTGACCTCTTCGGTCCCCTGGTCGAAGAAGCCCTCCCG
The genomic region above belongs to Nitrospirota bacterium and contains:
- the ychF gene encoding redox-regulated ATPase YchF — its product is MKIGITGLANSGKTTVFNALTGLGAETTPYPSTGGQPNMGVVKVPDPRVDRLSGIFNPRKTTFSTVHYVDYIGLTPKDLKQNRTVLEFIKDADALVQVVRAFEDEAVLHPLGRIAPLADVETVEAELLFGDLELVERRLETMEASRKKGGVKINEEEKKVLLRARETLEAERPLRDAAFGEAELRAMRHLQFMSIKPEVVVLNVGETDLGSEKAASWRESVSGFFGGSSQVDVQVLSGKVEMEIAELPPEEARDFLDDLGIEEPALDRLIRVSYDKVGLISFFTVGADEVRAWAVGRGTSALRAAGKIHSDIERGFIRAEVVSYDDFMSAGASMAQAREKGLLRLEGKSYEVKDGDIVNFRFNV